A window of Zingiber officinale cultivar Zhangliang chromosome 5A, Zo_v1.1, whole genome shotgun sequence contains these coding sequences:
- the LOC121983167 gene encoding LOB domain-containing protein CRL1-like isoform X2 has translation MTGLGSPCGACKFLRRKCVRGCVFAPYFCHEQGAAHFAAIHKVFGASNFSKLLLHVPVADRSEAAVTMAYEAQARLQDPVYGCIAHIFALQQQSQAAARGIDQTTTPQGGSLVDKLPPFLFQTGDGHQARNSPDPNCANSSQEYVSSGREEEGSSNCSMAEVEGSSWRAAAYLDMEDLQSVALAYLGRS, from the exons ATGACGGGTTTAGGTTCGCCGTGCGGAGCTTGCAAGTTCCTGAGGCGCAAGTGCGTTCGGGGCTGCGTCTTCGCCCCCTACTTCTGCCACGAGCAAGGCGCAGCCCACTTCGCCGCCATCCACAAGGTGTTCGGGGCCAGCAACTTTTCCAAGCTCCTCCTGCACGTCCCCGTCGCCGACCGCTCCGAGGCCGCCGTTACCATGGCCTACGAAGCCCAGGCGAGGCTTCAAGACCCCGTCTACGGTTGCATCGCCCACATCTTCGCGCTACAACAACAA TCCCAAGCAGCTGCTCGAGGGATCGACCAAACTACTACGCCTCAAGGCGGCAGTCTTGTGGACAAGCTTCCGCCCTTCCTCTTCCAAACCGGAGATGGCCATCAAGCCAGGAACTCGCCCGATCCCAACTGCGCCAACTCCTCGCAGGAGTACGTCTCCTCCGGGAGGGAGGAGGAGGGATCGTCCAACTGCTCCATGGCGGAAGTGGAAGGTAGCAGTTGGAGGGCGGCCGCGTACCTTGACATGGAGGACCTGCAATCGGTGGCGTTAGCTTATCTCGGTCGATCCTGA
- the LOC121983167 gene encoding LOB domain-containing protein CRL1-like isoform X1 produces the protein MTGLGSPCGACKFLRRKCVRGCVFAPYFCHEQGAAHFAAIHKVFGASNFSKLLLHVPVADRSEAAVTMAYEAQARLQDPVYGCIAHIFALQQQVVHLQTQLLSLKSQAAARGIDQTTTPQGGSLVDKLPPFLFQTGDGHQARNSPDPNCANSSQEYVSSGREEEGSSNCSMAEVEGSSWRAAAYLDMEDLQSVALAYLGRS, from the exons ATGACGGGTTTAGGTTCGCCGTGCGGAGCTTGCAAGTTCCTGAGGCGCAAGTGCGTTCGGGGCTGCGTCTTCGCCCCCTACTTCTGCCACGAGCAAGGCGCAGCCCACTTCGCCGCCATCCACAAGGTGTTCGGGGCCAGCAACTTTTCCAAGCTCCTCCTGCACGTCCCCGTCGCCGACCGCTCCGAGGCCGCCGTTACCATGGCCTACGAAGCCCAGGCGAGGCTTCAAGACCCCGTCTACGGTTGCATCGCCCACATCTTCGCGCTACAACAACAA GTCGTCCATCTGCAAACTCAACTGCTCTCTCTCAAGTCCCAAGCAGCTGCTCGAGGGATCGACCAAACTACTACGCCTCAAGGCGGCAGTCTTGTGGACAAGCTTCCGCCCTTCCTCTTCCAAACCGGAGATGGCCATCAAGCCAGGAACTCGCCCGATCCCAACTGCGCCAACTCCTCGCAGGAGTACGTCTCCTCCGGGAGGGAGGAGGAGGGATCGTCCAACTGCTCCATGGCGGAAGTGGAAGGTAGCAGTTGGAGGGCGGCCGCGTACCTTGACATGGAGGACCTGCAATCGGTGGCGTTAGCTTATCTCGGTCGATCCTGA